In Styela clava chromosome 6, kaStyClav1.hap1.2, whole genome shotgun sequence, the genomic window cataattccaaatattttccgGGGGCACATCATCCAACTCTTCTTcgatgttttcaaaatatttttcaatagtctCACTCGATACCCCTGcccttttcttttttatattcgtTGCGAATCGCACCGTTAGTTCTGAGTGCCTTTTTAAGAATGCTTTCACCCATTCAACTCCAGGATAATTGCTGTGAAATTTACTGACAGTCACTCCTTTTGCATCAAGATAAGCTTTAACTATGCTTCTCAAATCTTCCTGTGCTATCGGAAAACCAAAACTGCTTACGGCTATGCAGTGCTCCACTAGAATTTTCTCAGTTTCTGCAGATAAAACTGTTTGCCCaccaaattttttcatgtgCCTCAGTTTCAACTTATTCTTCAAAGTACTCCTAGGTATATTGAACTGTGCTGCAACGTTTCTTTGCGATTCTCCCCTTTTAATTGCTTCCAGAGCTCGCTGAAGTTTTTTCTCACTATAATCATGGTATCTTCTACTGCCCAAAACACGACTGAATTTTCTCACCatgatttgaaataaactgTTTACATTTATAGATTAACTGGATGACtagaatgagaaaataaattcgttttatttctgaaaaataaaacaaaaaagtaggTTTGTATAGGGTAATAAGGTGGGCCAAAGTCAGTACCATATTACATGGAATTTTGCATTGTGGGCAAAAAACCTCCCTCATACGCCCCCAACTAGTTTAAACTTGTTCCAAACACCATAAAAACCTTCACAGAGAATATCTCTTCCAACCTGTAAAGAATAAGGACAATTGAATGTTTCTTTTTTGGACTTCTCAATAAAAGTACTGAgttgcgatttttttttcaatttttttatttctgaccctccaaatgaaaaagttttttttcccaaatatttttcataaagtgacaagattttttgttgtataattaTTGCTGCTGTTATTAACTACagtatcaaaacaaaataaaatgggaaatatcaaataaaagtaGATTTGGGTGGGTTTTAAACAAATTCTCAAAATGGGGCCAAAGTCAACCCGTGAGGTCAAAGTCACCCCGTTTTACGGTACTTATTATGGCATGATATCTCCGTGGCCAAGTGACAGTTATGGGATCGATACTAGAACcaaaaaatatcttcccccgcTTTATATGTAAGATTTTGAAAACACTGTTCCATACAAATCATGACTTCATGCACTGAAGTATATTTATTCTCATTTTGGATAATATATATTGCTTTGTTAATCTTAATTGTTGCAATGagcatttttcaaaaatcttgaatcacaaatttgtgtaaACTAAATTTTTATAACATTCCTACTTGAGACAACTTACCGGTACTTGAGCTTTGAGCTTCAACCCTTCTAACAATTTTAAAGCTTTTAGATTATTAAACTAAACAACATACTTATCTGAACCTCCATGTTTGTTAGTCTTATGAGGAATTTCATCATTCCATATTATCTCTCCTATGTTGCTTCCATTTGTCCGAATCTCAAAGAGTAATCTTTCATTGAATGCTTTTTGGAGCAAGTCATTAAGGTAGGGGTGAGGCAAATATTCAATTAATTCCTTGGCCTCATATGAAACACCCTGCAAAATTAAACATAATAAATCATTCAACTTTCATCTTTGATACTTTGTTAAAACTGGTATAAACACCAGGTCATATGTTAAGCTTTAAACTAAAATCTCTGCAACTCAAGAttgtttggaataaaattgatgATTCCTTAGAAGCAGACAGTTGCAAAAGCATTAGTTGGTAATTTTGACGGGGGGATGTTTTCAAATAGCAAGTACTAATATATAAGGCAATACTTTAATTGAACAATCGGAATCTTTCTCTCTTAACATTGGATATCAAAACATTTGATTTCTGGTGAGGAGGAGGGCACACGTTTGAACAGAACAGCATCAGTGGCTCCTCATGCAGAGTTGtctttaaataatattcattaaaaGGGAGTTTTAAATCttttaaaaaagaaatcaaCTATAATATAGCTATGATTAGGAGCAGAGTTAAAATATGATGAAACTAACGTTTTACTGATACACAAAAAATCTACTGATATGTAAGAGGTTATTATGAAAGGACCAACATATTTTCAGGCACTGCATGCTTGCCAATTTATTTACATTGTTGGTGAGGTCGTGGATCTGGGATTTGAGGATTAATATGGAGAGAAGTAGCTAAACTATGTTGGCATTACAGGTTAAAAATCTTGGATTCAAGCACATTACTCAGTGCATAATGAAACAGGTAGGAGTATTTGATAAATTAGGTAGGCAATGCAACCAGACAGATTTCAGTACTACAATAAATAGTAGTGCCTTGCGTATCAGTGGCTGCTCATACATTTGGAATAAAAGACATGACAAAAGTTTCATAGAAaagaatttcatattaaaaagttGACATTTTAGGCATTTGGTATCTTATAGTCGGACGAAATATCAGACCTAAGATAAATTATTCTTTGCACCAATTATTgccaaaattgaataaacacTATTCCTGAAATAACATTCTCTGATATGGAATTGGGACATGTTCAACAGGAGTCTGAGAAAATCACAGTACAATTACATATGTGAAAATTTAATTCAGTAATGCAgaataactgatataaacacagcttggattgatttttgcaatttgcaatgtCAGATTTTAAAGAAAGTCATACAATTTTCTTAGGGTGTAATGGAATTCAATTAATATTTAACCACTATTAATCAAATTTGTATTTAGAAGTTTTAATTCTAAAACGTAAAATCAATATAAATCAACACAAGCAAGAATCTTGGTTCaggtaaatatataatttaatattcaaccaACTGAATTCATTATATGACTCACATTTAGACTTCCAGCAGGGAATGAGTAGGTGATGACAAAAGTGTACAACTCTACACAACCTGGCAGTGATTCACGCAACCTTTCCACTGACATTCTTCCACCAGGTGGTTGTTGGTTGATGATTCTTAGACCAGATGAGCTAGCTTGACTTGAAGACTGAGATtctgtaaattgaaaattattttagtgaAAGATGATCACAAGACATGATTCTGATTACGCTTAGAATAAAACAATAGGgcattttgtaatattatatatataagccCTTATGAAATCTTATAAGCCCCCACGACAGTGCTAGGCTCAAATcgtgtaatatatttttaccaatgCTTTTGCATATgagtaatattgaatattttataagaaTCTACAATTATCTGTAAGTAACGACATTGCCTGCCCAATCtgttacaccctgggtgaggtgtgggatttgaaccagggagGCGTAATCTGCAATGGCAACGGCTAAGCCCAATGCTTCAACCACTGTGTCATCACCAACTGGATATTGGTTCATTTGGTTTTAACCTCGTTACTTTTAAAACAGGAATGAATGAAGTTGAGGTGACCTATTTTCCTAATTATGCTAAATATTATATCAGTGTTTATATTTTCTATGGattaaaaattatcacaatatTGTTCAGAATTATGTAAAACAATGAGCTAGACATGAACAATCCATAGTGAAATCAGACTCAGTGCTTACTTCAGTAATCTCAGTTATGAAACACAAATGCAGATTGTACCTGGAGTGTCCGTCCTGTTTCCACCCACTGCTCCCATCTGTGGTTCCTCGACATTCCTTGAGCTGTGAATACTCAATGCAGTGTTGCCCGGGGAAGTTACTGAATTTGCTCTAATACTTGTAGATGTTGGTTGCTGGACTGACTGATTAGAAGATTCTGAACTCTTTCTTGCCAGAgataatatttcatcaaaaagtTTATCGTAGCATTTACGAGAGTCATTGACTAGAGTTTCCGAGCGGATGGTTTCTTCTAGAAATTTTAAGGGAAATTTTTTCAGGTCAAGAAGGCTGAACAGTTCATGAAAATTCTTTTTCCTTTTTTGAAGATCATGCTTTATCCATCTAAGAGCTCCATGCCATTTAACAGTCTCAGAAGAATATTTTGTGTTTGGGGATTTGTAAATCCTTATGATGTCATCCTTGCTGATATCACAGAACTCTTTTTTCTCAATGATTTGTTCGAAATTTGCTTCCAGGAATCGATTCATCACATTTGTCACAGTATTTGGGTTGGTAACTTGACGAGTTTCAGCCAGATTCTTCAGGATGAAGCAGTTGTCAATCTCAAGATTTGTCTCAAGATTCTTGACATCAGAGAATAATGCAGTGATGACTGAATTCTTTGCAATGTCATTACTTTTCACCAGTGGTTCTTCCAACACAGTCTGCAGAAGAAATTTGAAAGGATAAGTCTGGATATTGATGACTGTTACAAGGTCGGCAAAACATCTGCATCTTTCTGCATCTTCATCTTTTGCTCTTGCCCATGTTATCATAGCTTGCCATGATGTTTGATAACTCACATTTGAAACTTTTATGTAACGCAGGAGATCTGGCTTAATAATGAACGGGAACATCTCAGAGGAAATTACTGATTTGAAATTAGTGATCAGCACCTGTTCTGCTTGTTCTTTTATATCAAGGCGATCGTACGCTTGAGCCAAATTGATGACAGAAAGACAATTGGTCTGAGAGAGATTGGTTTTCAAGTAATGAAAGCAAAAGTTTGTCAAGCCAACCATTTGTAACAGGTTGGATGCTTGCAGGATTTGTTGAAcatattccattttcaaatttcctacTCCTTTATACATGAATTCTATACATTGGGAAATCCCATTCTGATCGACATCCTTCATATCGATAAAACCATCACGAGATTCTTTCATTTTGCTTGAAAACATCGCTTTAAAGTATCCTGACGACGCTGCCAAGACACAGCGATGAGCACGGAACGATTTATCACCAACTTTGACATCAAAATTGCAGAGAATGTTTTGTTCTCTCAAGCTATCGAGTGATGTCATAAGCAAACCAGCTTGGgttgaatttgtttttttaatgtaatttttattcatgatcAGTCAGCTCAACCTTACTCAGATCAGTAATTAAGTATAACAATTCTAACGCCTGCATAAAAATAATACCATTTTGTTAATCTCTGTGGTTCATCTTCCAAGCCAAaacaacagtttttttttaacataataGATGAATTTGCTCTCGTCAACATATACTTTAGAAG contains:
- the LOC144424265 gene encoding uncharacterized protein LOC144424265, with amino-acid sequence MNKNYIKKTNSTQAGLLMTSLDSLREQNILCNFDVKVGDKSFRAHRCVLAASSGYFKAMFSSKMKESRDGFIDMKDVDQNGISQCIEFMYKGVGNLKMEYVQQILQASNLLQMVGLTNFCFHYLKTNLSQTNCLSVINLAQAYDRLDIKEQAEQVLITNFKSVISSEMFPFIIKPDLLRYIKVSNVSYQTSWQAMITWARAKDEDAERCRCFADLVTVINIQTYPFKFLLQTVLEEPLVKSNDIAKNSVITALFSDVKNLETNLEIDNCFILKNLAETRQVTNPNTVTNVMNRFLEANFEQIIEKKEFCDISKDDIIRIYKSPNTKYSSETVKWHGALRWIKHDLQKRKKNFHELFSLLDLKKFPLKFLEETIRSETLVNDSRKCYDKLFDEILSLARKSSESSNQSVQQPTSTSIRANSVTSPGNTALSIHSSRNVEEPQMGAVGGNRTDTPESQSSSQASSSGLRIINQQPPGGRMSVERLRESLPGCVELYTFVITYSFPAGSLNGVSYEAKELIEYLPHPYLNDLLQKAFNERLLFEIRTNGSNIGEIIWNDEIPHKTNKHGGSDNNGYPDYDHTRELRAALMVKLKAAGFEY